The proteins below are encoded in one region of Bacillus alveayuensis:
- a CDS encoding L-asparaginase (product_source=KO:K01424; cath_funfam=3.40.50.1170,3.40.50.40; cog=COG0252; ko=KO:K01424; pfam=PF00710; smart=SM00870; superfamily=53774; tigrfam=TIGR00520) has translation MKKIFVIHTGGTISMQEDSQSGVVKPSDSHPLTEQMLSFENAYVEVKELFHLPSPHITPKEMLKVKEVIEEAYHSKTMDGIVVTHGTDTLEETAYFLDLTLNIPIPVVVTGAMRSSNELGSDGLYNLLSAIKVASCEEAKHVGVLVVMNDEIHTAKNVTKTHTSNVATFQSPQYGPIGIVNKRIVSFHHKPIERQTFPIQKITKHVVLLKAYAGMDERILTALEAVHPDGIVIEALGQGNLPPTLIPSIKRFIQNNVPIVIVSRCFNGIVQDVYGYEGGGSHLKSLGVIFSNGLNGQKARMKLLIALEHTNRLSELEEIFAK, from the coding sequence ATGAAAAAAATCTTTGTGATCCATACAGGCGGAACCATTTCCATGCAGGAGGATTCCCAATCAGGAGTTGTAAAACCGAGTGATTCTCACCCTCTCACAGAACAAATGCTCTCATTCGAAAACGCATATGTAGAGGTTAAAGAGCTCTTTCACTTACCATCACCTCATATCACTCCAAAAGAAATGTTGAAAGTGAAAGAAGTGATTGAAGAAGCTTATCATTCAAAAACAATGGATGGAATTGTCGTTACTCACGGAACAGATACACTTGAGGAAACCGCCTATTTTTTAGATCTCACCTTAAATATTCCTATTCCCGTTGTCGTTACTGGTGCAATGCGATCAAGTAATGAATTAGGATCTGACGGTTTGTATAATCTCCTATCAGCTATTAAAGTAGCCAGTTGTGAGGAAGCAAAGCATGTTGGTGTTCTCGTCGTGATGAATGACGAAATACATACAGCTAAAAATGTGACGAAAACACATACAAGTAATGTGGCAACCTTTCAAAGTCCGCAATATGGGCCGATCGGAATCGTGAATAAACGAATCGTATCTTTTCATCATAAACCGATTGAAAGACAGACATTCCCGATTCAAAAAATAACAAAGCATGTTGTCTTATTAAAGGCATATGCCGGTATGGATGAAAGAATATTGACGGCACTTGAAGCAGTCCATCCCGATGGCATTGTCATCGAAGCTTTAGGACAAGGAAATCTCCCACCAACCTTAATTCCAAGCATCAAGCGCTTTATTCAAAACAATGTACCAATCGTCATTGTTTCCCGCTGCTTTAATGGCATTGTGCAAGATGTTTATGGTTATGAAGGAGGGGGAAGCCATTTAAAAAGCTTAGGGGTTATTTTTAGTAATGGTTTGAACGGACAAAAAGCGCGAATGAAACTTTTAATCGCTTTAGAGCACACGAACCGTTTATCGGAATTGGAAGAAATCTTCGCAAAATAG